The Balaenoptera acutorostrata chromosome 15, mBalAcu1.1, whole genome shotgun sequence genome contains a region encoding:
- the TEKT5 gene encoding tektin-5 produces the protein MEFLGTTQTASYCGPKKACGISARPPVAPAPVIQECYQPYYLPGYRYLNSWRPSLFYKVSNTQTCPDEGVTCRSALRPPTILPAVRSALFCRYSPHDWDQSNQLQIRAAEASRLWAGRLMGDSMRLMQDKDQLTRQMQEGTRRNLGQRLSDIGFWKSELSYELERLLNENHSLDAVKRRLECMAEELNCPLQVALECQYQREKRIGIDLVHDNVEKNLIQEVDLLKCCQEQMRKLAQRIDIQMRDNRDAQHALERDLEDKNSAEFIDGKCLNLRNTSDCISFFHGVEQIDGTISVPETWAKFSNDNIRHSQNMRANSVRLREEAQNLFDVLLDQMWKQFTNTNMAFNARIAEVTDVKNKLQTQLAKTLQEIFQTENTIMLLERSIMAKECPLKVAQTRLECRTRRPSVELCRDMPQFKLVNEVVTIDDTLQTLKLRLRETQDTLQLLVMTKCRLEHELAVKANTLCIDKEKCMGMRKTFPSTACLGTCP, from the exons ATGGAGTTCCTTGGAACCACTCAGACTGCCAGTTACTGTGGCCCCAAGAAAGCCTGCGGCATCAGCGCGCGGCCCCCGGTTGCGCCGGCCCCGGTGATCCAGGAGTGTTACCAGCCCTATTACCTGCCTGGGTACCGCTACCTGAACTCATGGAGACCCAGCCTCTTCTACAAGGTCTCCAACACCCAGACCTGCCCGGACGAGGGAGTCACGTGCCGCAGCGCCCTGCGGCCGCCCACCATCCTGCCGGCCGTCCGCTCGGCGCTCTTCTGTCGCTACAGCCCCCATGACTGGGACCAGTCCAACCAGCTGCAGATCCGCGCGGCCGAGGCCTCGCGGCTGTGGGCCGGCCGGCTGATGGGCGACTCCATGCGGCTCATGCAGGACAAGGACCAGCTGACGCGCCAGATGCAGGAGGGGACCCGCCGGAACCTGGGCCAGAGGCTGTCGGACATCGGCTTCTGGAAGTCGGAGCTGAGCTATGAGCTGGAGAGGCTTCTGAACGAGAACCACAGCCTGGATGCAGTCAAGAGGCGGCTGGAGTGCATGGCCGAGGAACTGAACTGTCCACTGCAG GTGGCCCTGGAGTGTCAGTACCAGCGAGAGAAAAGGATCGGGATTGACTTGGTCCATGACAACGTGGAGAAAAATCTTATCCAG GAAGTAGATTTGCTAAAATGTTGCCaagaacagatgagaaaactagctCAAAGGATTGACATCCAGATGAG gGATAACCGGGATGCTCAGCATGCCCTGGAGAGGGACCTCGAGGACAAAAACTCAGCCGAGTTCATCGATGGGAAGTGCCTTAACCTACGGAACACATCAGATTGCATCAGCTTCTTCCACGGCGTGGAGCAAATTGATGGCAC GATCTCCGTGCCCGAGACATGGGCCAAGTTCAGTAACGACAACATCAGGCACTCGCAGAACATGCGGGCCAACTCTGTCCGGCTGCGGGAGGAGGCCCAGAACCTCTTCGACGTGTTGTTGGATCAGATGTGGAAGCAGTTTACCAACACCAATATGGCCTTCAATGCCCGCATCGCCGAGGTGACAGACGTGAAGAACAAGCTGCAGACGCAGCTGGCTAAG ACGCTGCAGGAGATCTTCCAGACGGAGAACACCATCATGCTGCTGGAAAGGTCCATCATGGCCAAGGAGTGCCCACTGAAGGTGGCGCAGACGAGGCTGGAGTGCCGGACCCGGCGGCCCAGCGTGGAGCTGTGCAGGGACATGCCCCAGTTCAA gcTCGTGAACGAGGTGGTCACCATCGACGACACCCTGCAGACCCTCAAGCTGAGGCTGCGGGAGACGCAGGACACGCTGCAGCTGCTGGTCATGACCAAGTGCCGACTGGAGCACGAGCTGGCCGTGAAGGCCAACACCCTGTGCATTGACAAGGAGAAGTGCATGGGCATGAGGAAGACCTTCCCCAGCACTGCCTGCCTGGGGACCTGCCCCTGA